The following proteins come from a genomic window of Triticum aestivum cultivar Chinese Spring chromosome 6A, IWGSC CS RefSeq v2.1, whole genome shotgun sequence:
- the LOC123130331 gene encoding uncharacterized protein: MQTDVDRSVRRRLDSPDRQITPPPAQLPDDLIHYSILARLPFRLLLRLAPVCKAWRRLILHDPVFARVQAQCPSPASGVLARFHQGRLEVLTPGAAAAAVASPDAGMSFLPIVGAHRQHLRLCSTTSGLLLVTTGSTFWVVNPATRAFRTVPYSGEGAFRACLAYDPATAHKESYHLVVPARANMELRRFWIFSFSSLSRGWRASWATVLMPPYGGVQPKALHLGGLSYWLCGRGDVLWYNYGADAAGKLLPPPPHGRKRPSSLVDGGGFMEGSRELVAWHGRIGMMSASPALLAVWALSSSPSASGNASSPARWEMVHRRSWDDIPGMAPPASRFLWSVVPAGVDVGAEEVLGLAVRIGFTQRRRVGGGVDNENVWRREVLRYDMRTDATTTVAELVGKEKHDDFVVFGYHSSMASLY, translated from the coding sequence ATGCAGACCGACGTCGACAGATCAGTACGGCGGCGGCTGGATTCTCCGGACCGGCAGATCACGCCGCCGCCGGCGCAGCTGCCGGACGACCTGATCCACTACAGCATCCTCGCCCGCCTCCCCTTCCGGCTGCTCCTCCGCCTTGCCCCCGTCTGCAAGGCGTGGCGCCGCCTCATCCTCCACGACCCCGTCTTCGCCCGCGTGCAGGCGCAGTGCCCCTCTCCGGCCTCCGGCGTCCTCGCCCGCTTCCACCAGGGCCGGCTCGAGGTCCTCACCCCCGGggccgcggccgccgccgtcgcctcgccggacGCCGGCATGTCCTTCTTGCCCATCGTCGGCGCGCACCGGCAGCACCTCCGGCTCTGCTCTACCACGAGCGGCCTTCTTCTGGTCACCACCGGCAGCACCTTCTGGGTCGTCAACCCAGCGACGCGCGCGTTCCGCACCGTCCCCTACTCCGGCGAGGGCGCCTTCAGGGCATGCCTCGCGTACGACCCGGCGACGGCGCACAAGGAAAGCTACCACCTCGTCGTCCCCGCCCGGGCAAACATGGAGCTGCGGAGGTTCTGGATCTTCTCCTTCTCGTCGCTCTCGCGCGGGTGGCGCGCGTCGTGGGCGACCGTGCTGATGCCGCCGTACGGCGGTGTGCAGCCCAAGGCTTTACACCTCGGCGGGCTCTCGTACTGGCTTTGCGGCCGGGGCGACGTGCTCTGGTACAACTACGGCGCCGACGCGGCGGGAAAGCTgctaccgccgccgccgcacgggagGAAGAGGCCGTCCTCCCTGGTCGACGGAGGAGGGTTCATGGAGGGCAGCAGAGAGCTGGTGGCGTGGCACGGGCGGATCGGGATGATGTCGGCGAGCCCCGCCCTGCTGGCCGTGTGGGCGCTGTCATCGTCACCCTCGGCCTCGGGCAATGCGTCGTCGCCGGCGCGGTGGGAGATGGTGCACCGGAGGAGCTGGGACGATATCCCTGGCATGGCGCCCCCCGCGTCGCGCTTCCTGTGGTCGGTGGTGCCGGCGGGAGTGGACGTCGGCGCGGAGGAGGTCTTGGGCCTGGCGGTGCGGATCGGGTTCACGCAGCGCCGCCGAGTGGGTGGCGGAGTTGACAACGAGAATGTGTGGCGTCGCGAGGTGTTGCGGTACGACATGCGTACCGACGCCACGACCACGGTGGCGGAGCTGGTCGGGAAGGAGAAGCACGACGACTTCGTGGTCTTCGGCTACCACTCCAGCATGGCGTCATTGTACTAG